The Actinomadura graeca nucleotide sequence CTCGAACACGAGGACGCCGAGCGGCACGCACTCCAGTCCCTGGACGCGTTCACGCAGCTCAGGCACCGCTTCGGCATGGCCCACTGCCACTACGAGCTCGGCCGCCTGTACCTGCGGACCGATCGGGCACGGGACGCGGTCCGCGTCCTGCGGCAGGCCGTGGAGACGTTCAGCAACTGCGGCGACCTGCTGATCTGGACGCACGCGAGGATGGAGCTCGCACTGGCCTACGAGGCGCGGGCACGCTTCGGGGACAGCCGCAGGCTGCTGCGCGCCGCCCGCAGGTCCTACGTCCAGCTGGGCTACGCGCCGGGATGGCAGCGGGTGTCCCAGGCGCGGCACCGGACGCGGCTGTGGTTCGTCCGGCCCGGCAAGCTCCGGCTCTTCCTGGAGCGCAGGCGGCGACGGCGGCACGGCGACGGCGGCGCGCCCCGCCGCCGTCTTCTGCCGCGCCGCCCGGCCCTCAGGCTCTCGCCATGGCGGTGGGCCGTCCTCGCCGGGCTCCCCCCGGCGCTCGCCCTGCCCCTGCTGCTGCCCGACCAGTGGCTGCGGCTCACGGCGCTGGGCCTCGGCCTGTCCTGCCTGGTGCTCGTCCCACTCCGCAACCGGCGGCCCCCGGCCGTGCCGGTGGCCCGGCCGCAGCGGATCGAGCTGCCGTCGTTCCACGGCCGGGAAGAGCAGCTCCGGGAGTTCACGGACCTCCACGACGCCCGGCGCCGCAACCCGCCCCCGGGCACACCTCTGATCCTGGCGATCCACGGTCCGCCGGGGGTGGGGAAGACGGCGCTGGCGCAGCAGCTCGCTCTGCGCATCGGCCCGCACTACGGGAAGTGGCAGCTCTTCGCCAACATGGGCACCGCCGGAGGCCCCCGCCCACCACGGGACGTCCTGTACGACCTCCTCCGGCAGCTCGGCCGTTCCAAGGGCGAGCTGAAAGGTCTGGACGCGCAGTCGCTCGCGGGGATGTTCCGCGCCATGACCGTTCACCGGGACATGCTGATCGTGCTCGACGCGGCGCGCAGCCTGGAGCAGGTCCTGGCCGTTCTGCCCGGGGAGAGCGGCTGCACGGTCATCATCACCAGCAGGGCCGGTTTCATGGCGGGCCGCGCGCAGCACACCGTGGCCCTGGGCGTGCCCAGCGAGGAGGAGGCGACCCGCATCTTCCGCTGGTCCGCCGACACCGACGACCCGCCGCCGCCGCACCTCGTCGCCGAGGCCGTCGAGCTGTGCGGCCGCCAGACGAACGCGCTGCGGGTCGCCGCCGACCGGTCGCGCCGGCACGGCCTCGAGCCGACCCTCGCGCACCTGCGGGACGAGGGAAGGCGACTGGAATTCCTGCGCTACGGCGGCCGGGACGTCGCGGAGCGGTTCGAAAGCGAGTACGCCGACCTCGAGCAGGAGGAACGCGAGGCCCTGCTGCTGCTGACGATCCCCGAGTCGCGGACGTTCGTGCCCTGGGTGCTCCAGCCGCTGCTCGGCATCGGCTCCGACCAGGCGGGGAACCTGATGACGTCCATCAGCAGGGTCGGGCTCCTGGACATCGAGGGCCAGGACGTCGCCGGATTCGCGCGCTACCACCTGAGCCCGCTGATGCGGCTGTTCGCCAGGCGGCAGATCGCGCGCGGCGACATCTCACGGGAGAGGCTCGCCCTCGCCCGGACGGCCTTCCGGCGGGCCTACCTGGCCGGATCACTGCGGGTGCTCGCCAAACTCGGCATCCCGGAGATCCAGCCGCCCTGGAGCGACGACGCGCCCGACCACTGGTTCCCGGAGATCCCCGGCTGGGACTCGATGATCGCCGAGCACCTGCGCTCGTGGGTCCGTGCGGAGTTCGGGAACCTCGTCCGCACCGTCCACGAGGCGCACAGGCTCGGGGAGCACGCGGCCTGCAGGCACATCGCGGCGCGGATCGGCGACTGCTACGCCTCCCCCGTCCGGCACCAGACCGTCCGCGAGGCGTTCGCCCTCGCCGTGGAGTCCGCGCGGGCGGAAGGCTCCGTCGAGGGCGAGATCGACGTCCGGATCGCCCGGGCGGGCTACCTCACCACGGTCACGGATTATCCGATGGCGATCGGCGAGCTGCGGGCGCTGGAGGAGATGCCGCTGTCCGGGGCCCGCCGCGTCGAGGTGGGCCGCCGGCTCGGCCACGCGCTGCACGAGATCGGGCTGCACCGGGAGGCCGACGAGGCCGTCCGCGCCGTCTCCCCCACCGACGCCCACGCCGAGGTCGGCGCCGAAGGGCTGCTCCTATGCGCCGTGCATCACGAGGCCCGTGCGGGCCGCGGCACCGGGCACGGCGCCGGACGCTGGGTGTCCGGCGCGTCCGTTCCCGACCTCGGCGCCGACGAGCCGCCCGCCTCGCGCATCCTCGCGGGGATGCTGGAGGCCAGGCGCGCCAGGCGGCGGCGGGACGTGACCGCAGCAGAGCGGGCGTTGGAGGCGGCGCGCCGGCTGTGCCGCGAGGAACTCGCCGACGGGGCCGCGCTCGACGGCGAGCGCGTCGAGCTGTACCTGCACTGCCGGACGCCAGGCCCCCGGGCCCACGGGAGGCCACCGGAGGCGGAGGACGTCACGGTTCTCGCCGGGCGCGCGGTGCGGTCGTTCGACCGCATCGGACGGCCGATCGGGCGGGTGCGCGCCCGGCTGGCCTACGCGCGGGCGCTTCTGTACGCCGGTCAGGCCGACGAGTGCGTGCGCCAGCTGGACGACGCCCAGCGGATACTGTGCGAGGTGCCCGACGTGGGCGCACGGCGGCAGGCCGCGGGCCTCGCGCAGATCCGGGGCGAGGTGCTGCTGCGGCTCGGCGAGCGGCGCGCCGCCCTGGCGTCCCTGGAGGGGGCCGGACGGTGGTTCGCCGAGCACGAGCCCTATTCGTACGCCGTGACGCTGTCGCTGCTCGGCGAGACGTCCCGGCGGCTGGGCGACCTCTCCGGGGCGCTGGCCCGCTACCGCGCCGCGGAGCGCCTCTTCGCGCAGCACGGGGACGAGGTCGCGGCGCGGGCCATGCGCCGCTGCGTGTTCCGCACACGGCTCGCCCGGCGGACGGCCCCGCCGGGCCGCGTTCACGCCGACGCGCGGCGGCCGGGCGACGGCGCCCCAGCCCCAGCCCCTGCCACCGCCCCAGCCCCCGCTCCCGCTCCCGCCGGCGAGCTTCCCGGGCTCACCGTCGCCGTCCGCCGCGAGGACGGCGCGGCGATGGCGACAGGGGAGGACCTGACGCTCGACGTCGACGTGCGATGGCGCGACGGCGCGGGCGCGGACCGGGTCCCCGGCGGCCTGCGGCTGCGGACGATCGTCCTGGCCGGAGATCTGCCGGTGAGCCCGGCCTCCGCCACGGCGACGCTGACGCCCGACGGGATCGACCGGCCCCTGGCCTTCTCCTTCATTCCCGGGCGTCCCGGCGCGCTGGCCGTGTCCGTCAAGGTGTACGAGGCGCGGACGGGCTTCCTGCTGCACGAAGTCACCGGGGAACTCGACATCAGACCGGGAGCCAGAGCGAGTACGCCTCAATGATCGAAGACCCCTCCTTCCGCCCCTCCTACGACAACAGCACACGCCCCATCCCCTCCGACCGGCTCGGCCGCAGCCGCACCATCGACCTGCGCTTCGACGAGCTGGGCGACAGGCTCCGCCTGATCGCCAGGTGCGCCGACTTCGGCGAGGACGGCGGCGGTGAGCTGGAGGGCATGCTGCGCCGTCCCAGGGAGTTCATCGAGAACGCCGTCATGAGCATGTGCGAGACCTGGGACGAGCAGGTCATCTCCTACTACCAGGAGCAGCCGGCGGGATTCCCGTTCGAGGATCGGATCGACGTCTCCCCGATCATCCCGGTCGCCGCGCAGCGGAGGATGCGGCAGAGGCTGGCCTGGCAGGGGCACCTGCTCTTCGAGTTCCTCTTCCAGGACGGCGACGCCGGGCTGAGAGAGATCGCCAAGGTGCTCCGGCACGCGCTCCGCAGCCGCCAGCAGCGCATCCGGATCCGCGCCGACATGCTCTCGGTGCCCTGGACCATGCTGTACACGGCGACGGACCCGGACGACGAGGTCGA carries:
- a CDS encoding NB-ARC domain-containing protein → MAASGGLAVVRRIQALRTILPFGAAEAGVPATAYLVPRELPPAPPVFVGRADEIRRLRDELPPARRSRTSIAIIHGPGGIGKSALAITFAHQVAGKFHDGQLYIRVWAQDGPPDLTERILEKFVRALKKPEDEMPSGEAALRKRYAELTSGRVLIVLDDVGPEFDLTPLLPSGPRSLLIATCPRRPRLAGSPATDISLMALRHDEALDLLRTTIGAHRVDNELDQSEALARQCQGQPLALRMAGTALASRPNWALQLVLAQSPHPAGDPLSLVRRGDDQEPRWFDAVYALLTRNEQAALGALYRLERPLFTPRMLGQALGTDERHAGRLAARLADAGLVERYNPSSAATSYRVEETVLRYAALLRGTPERHRMRWGRPGGRTVGLLPRPAHGRIRGLDELLWEHRGFTLAIYAMREAMGAAREDGDRAEEALACGALAELYAELGELLVAEDLAYRALNDAASITQARRCLSRIERHRNRPDAAVGHASEAVKMARALENRPEQVRALLADAMALCVRGAADDAINALQSCIEARRHCEVYQAECGHLTPAVLWTYARVLSLGRDHPAASKALDEAAEHIARSGRPSPYTAWIGHLRAVIAIERLEHEDAERHALQSLDAFTQLRHRFGMAHCHYELGRLYLRTDRARDAVRVLRQAVETFSNCGDLLIWTHARMELALAYEARARFGDSRRLLRAARRSYVQLGYAPGWQRVSQARHRTRLWFVRPGKLRLFLERRRRRRHGDGGAPRRRLLPRRPALRLSPWRWAVLAGLPPALALPLLLPDQWLRLTALGLGLSCLVLVPLRNRRPPAVPVARPQRIELPSFHGREEQLREFTDLHDARRRNPPPGTPLILAIHGPPGVGKTALAQQLALRIGPHYGKWQLFANMGTAGGPRPPRDVLYDLLRQLGRSKGELKGLDAQSLAGMFRAMTVHRDMLIVLDAARSLEQVLAVLPGESGCTVIITSRAGFMAGRAQHTVALGVPSEEEATRIFRWSADTDDPPPPHLVAEAVELCGRQTNALRVAADRSRRHGLEPTLAHLRDEGRRLEFLRYGGRDVAERFESEYADLEQEEREALLLLTIPESRTFVPWVLQPLLGIGSDQAGNLMTSISRVGLLDIEGQDVAGFARYHLSPLMRLFARRQIARGDISRERLALARTAFRRAYLAGSLRVLAKLGIPEIQPPWSDDAPDHWFPEIPGWDSMIAEHLRSWVRAEFGNLVRTVHEAHRLGEHAACRHIAARIGDCYASPVRHQTVREAFALAVESARAEGSVEGEIDVRIARAGYLTTVTDYPMAIGELRALEEMPLSGARRVEVGRRLGHALHEIGLHREADEAVRAVSPTDAHAEVGAEGLLLCAVHHEARAGRGTGHGAGRWVSGASVPDLGADEPPASRILAGMLEARRARRRRDVTAAERALEAARRLCREELADGAALDGERVELYLHCRTPGPRAHGRPPEAEDVTVLAGRAVRSFDRIGRPIGRVRARLAYARALLYAGQADECVRQLDDAQRILCEVPDVGARRQAAGLAQIRGEVLLRLGERRAALASLEGAGRWFAEHEPYSYAVTLSLLGETSRRLGDLSGALARYRAAERLFAQHGDEVAARAMRRCVFRTRLARRTAPPGRVHADARRPGDGAPAPAPATAPAPAPAPAGELPGLTVAVRREDGAAMATGEDLTLDVDVRWRDGAGADRVPGGLRLRTIVLAGDLPVSPASATATLTPDGIDRPLAFSFIPGRPGALAVSVKVYEARTGFLLHEVTGELDIRPGARASTPQ